Proteins from a genomic interval of Chanos chanos chromosome 3, fChaCha1.1, whole genome shotgun sequence:
- the shroom3 gene encoding protein Shroom3, translated as MMQISQGSMGAWHQNYHSSASTTDLSSYEAGYLRKSPDQYSSRGSMESLDPPHPTYSSCHQLSSSKSSNSIDHLHSKRDSAYSSFSTSSSIPEYLTAAPSFSKERSYSMENFPQQRGAEGMQQADIRYVRTIYDPQQGVSEEHEVTSTGLMRTNESRAQVRGGSGQGRGNSSCSGSSGSSSGGTSVSHRHSVGPVWVQAQNRNSFESLKGAPAPPLRSDSYAAIRNHERPNSWSSLEQARSLRALHKGSWHHSSGSVASGKSSFGLEAQLHTVIEKSPESSPTTKPKQSFPQASQPGRPMLPTGIYAVPPPEPHFAQIPTSSHSSSGVYPALAKESRHTSQRDQDTGSVSGDTVVVENGYQSSSIQPHGSAQPKQTERGQEEAQTKCGLYRTHLQAQDHMPSVASINQERRDPYTPVQQRGERLNYPSNTEITDSHKFTKEEEQSRYAEQSSYSGPTYMAGKVAQGQVPHSYTASSVQAHGSDSRSSASVRQHTDTRAYQERDPDHPLTRLENALAEVQRCGSPESTASQYSFQSERSMSVLEKVSHFERREQTKPRSHSCLSNYGSSARASQASRSAKSSVSGVEDLRNMLERSSNLSQQGRTRSYSSALSHEGNNDGLQECLSHTSAEHPQARYSQNPTTILPRSKSTFQLTEENGQDSHWKDNVQDTIGTIQDVSFNRAYRDSIKDAQNKVLRSTSFRRRDLSINPPPVPAKHTSMKAPKTSPKPSTPSPHTPKERHVVPVEIADRTSPPELPSVPAVGPPIMRIGGRKRLTKEQKKRSYSEPENMHEVGVSDPETRRGPQQFLFPETSVADRRKVFEQVASRSGGPKPATSRPNLKQLQQDALAEYMERKTGRRVDGRPHRPHSAYLQSYSSSNESRSLSSTPSMTSLQDLGSDVISGITCHSSTFLAGLQNCPYPSKGPSNQAQPESYTPAYRSQGRTPEPQRTEKEPEKLNTTLSIVPNQEQLHCHSFSQRRDMSFERATPARNSGKSASAEDLLDRTEERPVPQHFRSRSSPAVEHFNQDFLARDLRLSKDPFSASQYNSRPSNHLGSASLHSDQYLFNPGLYQSNVPVVRRERQKHSERQRAQSASGLAASVGLPCPFTTPSTGATPDWQASERLCQANLDAISFPIMPQGEAPVNPEKTSTQMVRQSSNDTSTSEETLKDLPREGPCPQVMVTPKTLSPSPSPWDAKDTSALSLTDCNPRPGHQGPPTKPRGQMSHFKPLSFPRISESSLKITPPPNIAQDDDEVFLAPPSPPPPPLPIRETDITEDLPLPPPPPSVLLEEEESEPTEAPDPSGLPSSISNDLSDTTSIKETHANPTISTSLPVTPDPQTSSEIASVGVEPYPQSPNNDEEEVTESHGPEYRLLSKRERSSVELRVETLARDLVAQDKSLILLLDAWAGRNALDLMGEIFPASGQSQQQRTQSNQEDNRSQVTVSGDQLQTAARGMETDLDNEENDLNQKKMELLQALSMSLAVLHEERRVLAEEQKRFNDLGKSMEALVQECCKPNEREKYRMFIGDLDKIVNLLLSLSGRRARIESALTALDMDETEESAEERESLQQKRELLCSQQEDARELKENLDRRQRVVLDILGGYLSRPQLRDYQHFVRMKPALLIRQRHLDELIKQGEEQLQRLGGDCPLEHHPQTSGHTPCSKPAPSSRSTAVTSL; from the exons ATGATGCAGATATCCCAGGGCAGCATGGGAGCCTGGCACCAAAACTACCACTCCAG TGCCTCTACCACTGACCTGTCCAGTTATGAGGCAGGTTACTTGAGGAAAAGCCCAGATCAGTACAGCTCCCGGGGCAGCATGGAGAGTCTAGACCCTCCACACCCTACCTACAGTTCCTGCCACCAGCTGTCCTCTTCCAAATCCTCCAACAGCATTGACCACCTCCACAGCAAGCGTGACTCAGCCTATAGCTCTTTCTCTACCAGCTCTAGTATCCCAGAGTACCTTACAGCTGCCCCATCATTCAGTAAAGAGCGTTCCTATTCTATGGAGAACTTTCCCCAACAGAGAGGGGCAGAGGGCATGCAACAGGCAGATATACGCTACGTCCGTACTATCTATGATCCCCAGCAAGGTGTGTCTGAGGAACATGAGGTAACTTCCACAGGGCTGATGAGGACCAATGAGAGCAGAGCACAGGTCAGAGGTGGGAGTGGTCAAGGCCGAGGTAACAGTAGTTGCAGTGGGAGTAGTGGGAGCAGCAGTGGTGGAACCTCAGTATCACACCGACACAGTGTAGGGCCAGTGTGGGTACAAGCACAAAACCGTAACTCCTTTGAGAGTCTGAAGGGGGCACCAGCACCACCATTACGCAGTGACAGCTATGCAGCAATTCGCAACCATGAACGGCCCAACTCCTGGTCCAGTCTAGAGCAGGCCCGATCTCTGAGAGCCCTCCACAAAGGCTCCTGGCACCACTCCAGTGGTTCTGTGGCATCTGGCAAGTCCTCATTTGGGCTTGAGGCACAGCTGCACACTGTAATTGAGAAAAGTCCTGAGAGCAGCCCCACCACTAAACCCAAACAGAGCTTCCCTCAGGCTTCACAACCTGGGCGTCCAATGCTGCCCACTGGCATCTATGCTGTGCCACCACCTGAACCCCATTTTGCACAAATCCCCACTAGCAGCCACAGTTCTAGTGGTGTTTACCCAGCACTTGCCAAGGAGAGCAGGCACACCTCTCAGAGGGATCAGGACACAGGGTCTGTAAGTGGAGATACAGTGGTAGTAGAAAATGGATACCAAAGCAGCTCCATCCAGCCTCATGGCTCAGCTCAGCCTAAGCAAACTGAGCGAGGGCAGGAGGAAGCCCAAACCAAATGCGGTCTGTACCGGACACATTTACAAGCACAGGACCATATGCCCTCTGTTGCATCTATAAACCAGGAAAGGAGGGATCCATACACACCAGTGCagcaaaggggagagagactAAATTATCCTTCcaacacagagatcactgaTAGTCACAAATTCACCAAGGAGGAGGAGCAAAGTAGATATGCAGAGCAAAGCAGCTACTCGGGACCTACTTATATGGCAGGCAAAGTTGCTCAGGGACAGGTTCCTCATTCTTATACGGCTAGCTCAGTGCAAGCACATGGAAGTGACTCAAGAAGCAGTGCTTCTGTGAggcaacacactgacacaagaGCCTACCAGGAAAGAGATCCGGATCATCCTCTGACCCGGTTGGAGAATGCCCTGGCAGAGGTGCAGAGGTGTGGTAGTCCTGAAAGCACAGCTAGCCAGTACAGCTTTCAGAGTGAACGTAGCATGTCTGTTCTTGAAAAAGTCAGTCACTTTGAGAGGCGTGAGCAAACAAAGCCTCGTAGCCACAGTTGCCTTTCCAACTATGGTTCATCTGCTCGAGCAAGCCAGGCATCTCGGAGTGCTAAGAGTTCTGTGTCTGGTGTGGAGGACCTCCGTAACATGCTGGAGAGAAGCAGCAACTTGTCCCAGCAAGGGAGAACTAGGAGCTATTCTAGTGCACTAAGCCATGAAGGTAATAATGATGGCCTCCAGGAGTGTCTGAGTCATACAAGTGCTGAACATCCTCAGGCCAGATACTCACAGAACCCTACCACAATCCTGCCAAGAAGCAAGAGCACCTTCCAACTCACTGAGGAGAATGGCCAGGATTCCCACTGGAAAGATAATGTCCAGGACACAATTGGAACAATTCAAGATGTGTCCTTCAACCGAGCTTACAGGGACAGCATCAAAGATGCCCAGAACAAGGTGCTGAGGTCCACCTCCTTCCGCCGGAGGGACCTGAGCATCAACCCTCCACCAGTGCCTGCAAAACACACATCCATGAAGGCACCTAAGACAAGTCCCAAGCCATCAACACCATCCCCTCATACTCCAAAAGAGCGTCATGTTGTCCCTGTTGAAATAGCTGACAGAACAAGTCCTCCAGAGCTACCAAGCGTTCCAGCTGTGGGACCACCTATTATGCGGATTGGGGGGCGCAAGCGACTCACAAAGGAACAGAAGAAGCGTTCATACTCAGAACCAGAGAATATGCATGAGGTAGGAGTGTCTGATCCAGAGACAAGGAGGGGCCCTCAGCAGTTTCTCTTCCCAGAAACCAGCGTTGCTGATCGACGTAAGGTATTTGAGCAAGTTGCCAGTCGTAGTGGTGGACCCAAACCTGCCACCTCCCGACCCAATCTGAAACAACTTCAACAAGATGCTCTGGCTGAGTATATGGAGCGCAAGACAGGAAGAAGGGTGGATGGTCGTCCTCATCGCCCCCACAGTGCCTACCTCCAGTCATACTCATCTTCAAATGAGTCTCGGAGCCTCTCCTCCACACCTAGCATGACTTCATTGCAGGACCTGGGATCAGATGTCATTTCTGGAATTACATGTCATTCCTCTACCTTCCTAGCTGGACTGCAGAACTGCCCGTATCCCAGTAAAGGCCCTTCAAATCAGGCTCAGCCTGAAAGCTACACTCCTGCCTACAGATCACAAGGCAGGACACCAGAAccccagagaacagagaaagaaccAGAGAAACTCAACACAACCTTATCTATAGTTCCAAATCAAGAACAACTTCACTGTCACAGTTTTTCCCAACGACGAGATATGAGCTTTGAGAGAGCTACTCCAGCTAGAAACTCAGGGAAATCAGCTTCTGCAGAGGATCTGCTGGACCGCACAGAGGAAAGGCCAGTGCCTCAGCACTTCAGGTCCAGATCCTCTCCTGCTGTGGAACATTTTAATCAG GATTTCTTGGCCAGAGACCTCCGATTGTCCAAGGACCCCTTTTCAGCATCCCAATATAACAGCAG GCCATCTAATCATCTAGGCTCAGCATCTCTCCACTCAGACCAGTATCTGTTCAATCCAGGCCTGTACCAATCAAATGTTCCTGTGGTGcgtagagaaagacagaaacacagtgagcGACAGCGGGCACAAAGTGCCTCTGGCCTGGCTGCCTCTGTGGGCTTGCCTTGCCCCTTCACTACGCCAAGCACTGGTGCCACCCCAGACTGGCAGGCCAGTGAAAGGCTGTGCCAAGCTAACCTGGATGCCATCTCCTTTCCAATCATGCCACAAGGTGAAGCTCCAGTGAATCCAGAGAAGACCTCCACACAAATGGTGCGGCAGAGTTCAAACGACACAAGCACGTCTGAGGAAACACTGAAAGACCTCCCCAGAGAGGGACCATGCCCACAGGTGATGGTCACACCAAAGACTCTGTCACCATCGCCTTCACCTTGGGATGCCAAGGACACCTCTgctttgtctctcactgattGCAACCCCAGGCCAGGTCACCAGGGCCCACCCACAAAACCAAGAGGCCAGATGTCCCATTTTAAGCCCCTCTCCTTCCCACGAATCTCAGAATCCAGCCTCAAGATCACTCCACCCCCAAACATtgcacaggatgatgatgaggtGTTCTTAGCCCCaccctctcccccacccccacctctaCCCATCCGGGAAACAGACATCACTGAGgaccttcctcttcctcctcctcctccctcagtcttactggaggaggaagagtcAGAGCCAACAGAAGCTCCTGATCCCTCTGGGCTTCCAAGCAG CATTTCCAATGATCTCAGTGACACGACTTCTATCAAAGAGACACACGCAAACCCCACCATCTCCACATCCCTGCCTGTGACTCCTGACCCCCAGACATCTTCTGAAATAGCAAGTGTGGGTGTAGAGCCTTACCCTCAGTCACCCAATAATGATGAGGAAGAGGTTACAGAAAGCCATGGACCCGAGTACAGGCTGCtctccaagagagagagatcatcagTGGAATTGAGGGTGGAGACTCTGGCTCGGGACCTGGTAGCCCAGGACAAATCCCTCATCCTGCTTCTGGATGCCTGGGCTGGGCGGAACGCCCTGGACCTGATGGGGGAGATTTTTCCTGCCAGTGGCCAGTCACAACAGCAGCGCACACAGAGCAACCAAGAGGATAACAG GTCACAGGTCACTGTTTCAGGGGATCAGCTCCAGACTGCAGCCAGAGGAATGGAGACAGATCTGGATAATGAGGAAAATGACCTTAACCAGAAAAAA ATGGAGCTATTGCAGGCTCTGAGCATGAGTTTGGCAGTTCTGCATGAAGAGAGACGGGTATTGGCTGAAGAGCAGAAAAGATTCAATGATCTGGGCAAAAGTATGGAGGCTTTAGTTCAGGAATGCTGTAAacccaatgagagagagaagtatcgCATGTTTATTGGAGATCTGGATAAAATTGTCAACCTGCTGCTGTCACTCAGCGGGCGGAGGGCCAGAATAGAGAGCGCACTGACAGCACTCGACATGGATGAGACGGAGGAAAGCGCAGAGGAGAGa gaGTCTCTGCAGCAGAAGCGTGAACTGTTGTGCAGTCAGCAGGAGGATGCACGGGAGCTAAAGGAGAATCTGGACCGGCGCCAACGTGTAGTTCTGGATATTTTGGGTGGGTACCTGAGCAGGCCACAACTGCGGGACTACCAGCACTTTGTCCGAATGAAACCCGCACTTCTCATTCGACAACGCCACCTCGATGAGCTCATCAAGCAGGGTGAGGAGCAACTGCAGCGACTAGGGGGGGACTGTCCCCTGGAGCACCACCCCCAAACAAGTGGCCACACCCCATGTTCTAAGCCAGCCCCATCTTCACGTTCCACCGCTGtgacttcactctga
- the sowahb gene encoding ankyrin repeat domain-containing protein SOWAHB — protein MATEFTQESVLRFLISNGGNVRNADLLTHYKSFLREDEEREQNRELFKRYVNSVATVKQEDGVSRVVLRKKYRRLIEEIGDSSKPKIRAEKQEPATQRLRDASPKPPAVSRNNEDRQVASKTKPTLNRGKELQIPALDASQNTVKTLPVAGIINSNNNVETVSFEKTVKTSSPCTREHIVSSSDRINVACAVKPSQFNSDSKRSSGSGQSFEHSWDFKGSAESTGLEHNDVYIRDKLGLEQSREGDGCSQFHCQPQEYSLCEVRVFPPEEVLRTTKPDDSFQPSQRGLEEPAARVLPLHTSLAQTSRISGSSPCISTHVEILPTQPYLELSRSNGNLPSAENRLKDIQRHVEALNEAEKLPHRQYQRNSLPLDAPYTPSRTEFSEHHTTSLSSSHDSLHPPSSYRDPIWPFSFSREEWYSDDNLSYGSVSEERQMDHGHTSDMQHHTHEVKLLSQMHRAVRHVTPWHHSTGHLDDESSRSESPPRSTPGNRLGPLARRVSQRLRSRVSRSLGEDLDRPFPDDCISARQSRLQLLSSSLSVNYPLSTLSGASSCRNLSTSGGGSNRSLCSVGHDNSSYPHRHAQVPLEPKEHDWFFKAATGTWPDIYSLFREEPSLLDRKDFVSGFTVLHWIAKHGDHRVLNTLWYGVNKVGMNLDVDARTSCGYTPLHLASIHGHKKLIRLLVTKFKANVNLRDTSGKKPWQYLDKNGPRDLLELLRAPSRITGSTIPKSSVEQPVQKLRPISAAAHVKRHSSFAALFKHKSIPRLVPDSEAFV, from the coding sequence ATGGCTACCGAGTTTACCCAAGAATCGGTGTTGCGCTTTCTCATCAGCAACGGTGGAAATGTGCGAAACGCGGATTTACTGACACACTACAAAAGCTTCTTGCGAGAAGATGAAGAAAGGGAGCAGAACCGGGAGTTGTTTAAGAGGTATGTGAACTCCGTGGCTACAGTAAAGCAAGAGGACGGAGTATCTCGTGTTGTGCTGCGAAAAAAATACAGGAGGCTCATCGAAGAAATAGGCGACAGCTCTAAACCGAAGATCCGTGCGGAAAAGCAGGAACCTGCGACGCAGAGGCTTAGAGACGCGTCTCCGAAACCGCCTGCTGTGAGTCGAAACAACGAAGACAGGCAGGTAGCTAGCAAAACGAAGCCTACTTTAAACCGAGGGAAGGAGTTACAAATACCAGCTTTAGACGCTAGTCAGAACACTGTTAAAACTCTGCCAGTTGCCGGTATTATTAACAGCAATAACAACGTGGAAACTGTCAGTTTcgaaaaaactgtcaaaacctCGTCGCCATGTACGAGGGAACACATTGTCTCCAGCTCTGATAGAATTAATGTCGCCTGCGCTGTCAAGCCATCTCAGTTTAACTCGGATTCAAAGCGCTCGAGTGGGAGCGGCCAAAGCTTTGAACATTCTTGGGATTTCAAAGGATCGGCGGAGTCAACAGGTCTCGAACACAATGATGTTTACATTCGTGACAAACTGGGTCTCGAACAGTCCAGAGAAGGGGATGGCTGTAGCCAGTTCCATTGTCAGCCCCAGGAATACTCGCTGTGTGAAGTCAGAGTCTTTCCACCTGAGGAGGTTTTGAGAACAACAAAACCAGATGATAGCTTTCAACCTTCTCAAAGAGGTTTAGAGGAGCCAGCAGCTAGAGTTTTACCTTTACACACATCGTTGGCCCAGACAAGCAGAATTTCTGGTTCATCTCCCTGTATATCCACTCATGTAGAGATCCTACCCACCCAGCCATACTTGGAGCTGAGTCGCAGTAATGGGAACCTGCCCAGTGCTGAGAACAGGCTTAAAGACATCCAGCGACATGTAGAGGCCCTCAATGAAGCTGAAAAACTGCCACACCGTCAGTATCAACGCAACAGTTTACCACTGGATGCCCCATACACTCCGTCAAGGACTGAGTTTTCAGAGCATCACACCACAAGCTTGTCCTCCAGTCATGACAGCCTCCACCCGCCCTCTTCCTACAGAGATCCTATCTGGCCATTCAGTTTTTCCCGGGAGGAATGGTACAGTGATGATAATCTTAGCTATGGAAGCGTGTCAGAGGAACGGCAAATGGATCACGGACACACATCTGATATGCAACATCATACTCATGAAGTCAAGCTGCTATCTCAGATGCACCGTGCAGTCAGACATGTCACACCATGGCACCACTCCACAGGTCATCTTGACGATGAGAGCTCCAGGTCCGAATCTCCTCCCAGGTCTACCCCAGGGAACCGACTGGGACCCCTAGCCCGTCGAGTGAGCCAGCGACTGCGCAGCAGAGTGAGCCGGAGCCTCGGGGAAGATCTTGACCGCCCGTTTCCAGATGACTGCATCTCAGCACGCCAAAGCCGTCTGCAGCTACTCTCCTCTTCCCTGAGTGTCAACTACCCCCTCTCCACCCTTTCGGGGGCATCCAGTTGCAGGAACCTCTCAACCTCTGGTGGAGGTTCTAATAGGAGCCTTTGTTCTGTTGGCCATGACAACTCTTCCTATCCACACCGGCATGCCCAGGTTCCTCTGGAACCTAAAGAACACGACTGGTTCTTCAAAGCTGCCACAGGAACTTGGCCAGATATCTATTCGCTTTTCCGTGAGGAGCCCAGCCTCCTAGACCGAAAAGACTTTGTCTCCGGCTTTACTGTTCTTCACTGGATTGCTAAGCATGGAGATCACCGTGTGCTCAACACGTTGTGGTATGGAGTCAATAAAGTTGGGATGAATTTGGATGTGGATGCCCGCACCTCCTGTGGATACACACCCCTACACCTTGCCAGCATCCACGGGCACAAGAAGCTCATCCGACTCCTGGTGACCAAGTTCAAGGCCAACGTCAACTTGAGGGACACTAGCGGGAAGAAACCGTGGCAATATCTGGATAAAAATGGACCACGTGATCTTCTGGAGCTGCTACGGGCTCCAAGCAGGATAACTGGCAGTACCATACCAAAGTCTTCAGTAGAGCAGCCTGTGCAGAAACTGCGACCAATCTCTGCAGCAGCACATGTAAAGAGACACTCTTCTTTTGCGGCATTGTTCAAACACAAATCTATCCCCAGGCTTGTGCCAGACTCAGAGGCTTTTGTGTAA
- the ccni gene encoding cyclin-I yields the protein MKFAEPLESQKLSSLLESAVSREAKMWKVYVPKKPASQDTDITPAQRDEAVQWLTLLHSDLKLYPESLFLAVNILDRFLASVKARPKYLRCIAITCFFLAAKTNEEDERIPSLRELASRSKCGCSPSEILRMERIILDKLNWDLLTATALDFLHIFHALVMCGKSDVSGDVFGMSRSQHLCVVTQQLQRCICNSELIRMRGSVIALSLLTLELEKLCSDWLELAAHLLHKAQIDTSELVNCRELVARCLSTHQASLPPNTVYIYHSSPQNLAAQDRGRVPPWHPSPLLNASDQASSCPWDPSPATVDPTSTTLDHQPRVKSSTKRKVEQMEVDDFFDGIKRLYNEEIGQEGALLVPVDGGGQVLSCSTLVTHQEGSSSPCPPLQPVSVS from the exons ATGAAATTTGCCGAACCCTTGGAGAGCCAGAAACTGTCTTCTCTCTTGGAGAGTGCAGTTTCTAGGGAAGCCAAAATGTGGAAGGTCTACGTGCCAAAAAAGCCAGCCAGTCAG GATACAGATATCACCCCTGCTCAGCGTGATGAGGCCGTACAGTGGCTCACCCTCCTGCACTCTGACCTCAAGCTCTATCCAGAATCCCTCTTCCTGGCCGTCAACATCCTGGACCGCTTTTTAGCTTCTGTAAAG GCCCGTCCGAAGTACCTGCGCTGCATTGCCATCACTTGTTTCTTCCTGGCTGCTAAAACCAACGAGGAGGATGAG CGGATCCCCTCCCTGAGGGAACTGGCCAGCAGGAGTAAGTGTGGCTGCTCTCCGTCTGAGATCTTGCGGATGGAAAGAATAATTTTGGACAAACTTAACTGGGACTTACTAACAGCTACTGCGCTAGACTTTCTTCACATT ttccATGCTTTGGTGATGTGTGGTAAGTCTGACGTATCAGGAGATGTGTTTGGGATGAGTCGCTCACAGCACCTATGTGTGGTGACCCAGCAGCTGCAGCGGTGTATATGCAACAGTGAGCTGATCCGTATGAGGGGTTCTGTCATAGcactctctctactcactctAGAGCTAGAGAAActctgctctgattggctggagctCGCTGCACACCTACTCCACAAAGCCCAG atTGACACTTCTGAGCTGGTAAACTGTAGAGAGCTGGTGGCACGTTGCCTATCCACTCACCAGGCTTCCCTGCCTCCCAACACTGTGTACATCTACCATTCCTCCCCTCAAAATCTGGCAGCTCAGGACAGGGGAAGGGTACCACCCTGGCACCCTTCCCCTCTCCTGAATGCATCAGATCAGGCCTCCAGCTGCCCCTGGGACCCCTCCCCTGCAACTGTCGACCCCACCTCGACGACCCTCGACCATCAGCCACGGGTTAAGTCTTCCACCAAACGCAAGGTGGAGCAGATGGAGGTGGATGACTTCTTCGATGGGATCAAACGCCTCTACAATGAAGAGATCGGCCAGGAGGGGGCACTGTTGGTTCCTGTGGATGGAGGAGGGCAGGTTTTGAGCTGCAGCACCCTGGTCACACATCAGGAGGGCAGCTCATCCCCTTGCCCCCCCTTACAGCCTGTCAGCGTCTCCTAG
- the ccng2 gene encoding cyclin-G2, with translation MEAFKLMKELKTNVEQEINYLPKETGLILIESAEENGRGISAKCRDAKVEDLWSLTSFFGYSTQAFVLAVNLLDRFLAMMKVQPKHLACISIGCLHIAAKTVEEECDVSSSHELIRISQCKFTVSDLSRMEKIISEKLNFQFKSVTALTFLHLYHAIALSHTSNRTEVLNLDKLEVQLKACLCRIVFSKAKPSVLALALLIQEIEALQSVDMLEIAHRLQRHLKIADGDLFYWRELVAKCMMDYSSPECSKPDNKKLVWIVSRRTAQNLHSSYYSVPELPTIPEAHWDESESEDSSEDLSSGEESLSSSLGSDAEGPYFPPCFCRQRQKPHTS, from the exons ATGGAGGCCTTCAAACTTATGAAGGAGCTGAAGACGAATGTCGAACAAGAGATTAATTACCTTCCAAAGGAAACGGGGCTCATCTTGATAGAATCCGCGGAAGAG AATGGCAGAGGAATCTCAGCAAAATGTCGAGATGCCAAAGTGGAGGACCTCTGGAGCCTGACCAGCTTCTTTGGTTACAGCACACAGGCCTTTGTGTTGGCGGTGAATCTGCTGGACAGATTCCTTGCTATGATGAAG GTTCAGCCCAAACACTTGGCCTGTATTAGCATTGGCTGTCTCCATATCGCTGCCAAAACGGTTGAGGAAGAGTGCGATGTTTCTTCCTCTCACGAACTGATTCGCATCAGTCAATGCAAGTTCACTGTGTCAGACCTCAGTCGAATGGAGAAAATTATCTCAGAGAAACTCAACTTCCAGTTCAAATCCGTCACAGCCTTAACCTTCCTGCACTTATACCATGCAATCGCACTTTCACATACCTCAAACAG gaCTGAAGTCCTGAATCTAGATAAACTAGAAGTTCAGCTGAAAGCTTGCCTCTGTCGAATCGTCTTCTCCAAAGCGAAA CCCTCTGTGCTGGCTTTAGCTCTCCTGATCCAAGAGATCGAGGCCTTGCAGTCTGTCGACATGCTAGAGATTGCACATCGCTTACAGAGACATTTAAAG ATTGCCGACGGTGACCTGTTCTACTGGAGGGAGTTGGTGGCCAAGTGTATGATGGACTACTCCTCCCCTGAATGTAGCAAACCAGACAACAAAAAGCTGGTCTGGATTGTGTCCCGGAGAACGGCTCAAAATTTGCACAGCAGCTACTATAGTGTCCCTGAGCTTCCCACCATCCCAGAAGCCCACTGGGACGAGAGTGAGAG tGAGGACTCGAGTGAGGATCTGAGTTCGGGTGAGGAGAGTCTGAGCAGTTCACTGGGCAGTGATGCAGAGGGGCCCTACTTCCCCCCTTGCTTCTGCCGTCAACGCCAAAAACCACATACCTCCTAA